A single genomic interval of Spirosoma linguale DSM 74 harbors:
- a CDS encoding protein of unknown function DUF820 (PFAM: protein of unknown function DUF820) translates to MESTLLDATEEEAVVGIPMSKEQFLNWNPDDGFLYEFENGLAIPTDGMKNVERPIVQKILRKFTQTVAYQQMGEILPETKCWLTDDQMRIPDAAFFTASQIRDSGADQHPIPFFVIELISPSDTVKRVESKIIEYFNAGVQVVWHIHPELRMVRVFSSPRHNVTCFENDTFNAAPVVPDLQLTVEELFTV, encoded by the coding sequence ATGGAAAGTACACTGCTTGACGCTACAGAAGAGGAAGCCGTTGTTGGTATTCCCATGTCGAAGGAGCAGTTCCTGAACTGGAACCCCGACGATGGCTTTCTGTATGAATTTGAGAATGGATTGGCTATACCCACCGATGGAATGAAGAATGTTGAGCGTCCTATTGTTCAGAAGATACTGCGAAAGTTTACACAAACGGTTGCTTATCAGCAAATGGGAGAAATTCTTCCAGAAACTAAATGTTGGTTAACGGATGACCAGATGCGTATACCCGACGCTGCTTTTTTTACAGCATCACAAATTCGAGATTCCGGTGCCGATCAGCACCCCATCCCATTCTTCGTAATTGAACTAATCTCGCCCAGCGATACGGTTAAGCGGGTAGAGTCGAAAATCATCGAGTATTTTAACGCTGGCGTGCAGGTCGTTTGGCACATCCACCCCGAACTGCGTATGGTGCGGGTTTTTTCCTCGCCCCGGCATAACGTCACTTGTTTTGAGAATGACACCTTCAATGCTGCTCCGGTAGTTCCCGACCTTCAATTAACGGTCGAGGAGTTATTCACGGTTTAA